A genomic stretch from Desulfocurvibacter africanus subsp. africanus DSM 2603 includes:
- the rnfG gene encoding RnfABCDGE type electron transport complex subunit G, protein MREMFKMVVVLSVIAGLSGLTLASLREYTAPRIEEQVLAYVQRPVLDAVIGQRDNDPVQDRQTFVLPSTGREVLVFPVIREGRLVGVAFETQGPGYGGDIGVITAFSLESDRIMGIGMTTMKETPGVGTRVAQHGFTTQFHNRALDGLALSAQGGSVNAVAGATVSSTGAVEAVRQAAEIYKALKPEFEKTWS, encoded by the coding sequence ATGCGCGAGATGTTCAAGATGGTCGTGGTGCTCTCGGTCATCGCCGGTCTGTCCGGCCTGACCCTGGCCTCCCTGCGCGAATACACCGCCCCGCGCATCGAGGAGCAGGTATTGGCCTATGTGCAGAGACCGGTGCTCGATGCAGTCATCGGCCAGCGTGACAACGACCCGGTTCAGGACCGTCAGACCTTCGTTTTGCCGAGTACGGGCCGCGAAGTCCTGGTCTTTCCGGTCATACGGGAAGGTCGGCTCGTGGGCGTGGCTTTCGAAACCCAGGGCCCTGGTTACGGCGGGGACATCGGCGTCATCACAGCCTTTTCCCTGGAGTCGGACCGCATCATGGGCATCGGCATGACGACCATGAAGGAAACACCGGGCGTGGGCACTCGCGTGGCGCAACACGGCTTCACCACGCAGTTCCACAACCGCGCCCTGGACGGGCTGGCGCTGTCGGCCCAGGGAGGATCGGTCAACGCCGTGGCCGGGGCCACGGTTTCCTCCACCGGGGCCGTCGAGGCCGTGCGTCAGGCAGCGGAAATTTACAAGGCGCTTAAGCCCGAATTCGAGAAGACCTGGTCCTGA
- a CDS encoding RnfABCDGE type electron transport complex subunit D yields MQSLTPDKTARVLGAGALRPLTAAPVLTVSAPPFAHAGSSVRSLMLTSIAALAPAAIMAAVAYGLPAVRVMALCGATAIITETLCERLMGRQSSADDYHCLYVGLVLAFLLPAAAPWWLAVMGAASSIVLGKMIFGGLGGSPLSPALVGWAVCRLSWPEAMDAEFSMLASELISPLHHLKFFGPEAVDGITSVQLLLGRQLGGLGASQLWAVSAGGLLLLALGRVRWEIPLAFLTGLVATTGIYWLSDPASHASPLFHLLAGSAIFVAFFAATDEPSSPSRVLPMLLFGLLAGALTAVIRIYGIYPDGAPFAVLLANLFTPMLARIRPKPFGAR; encoded by the coding sequence ATGCAATCTCTGACGCCCGATAAAACGGCGCGAGTACTCGGGGCGGGAGCACTGCGCCCCCTGACCGCCGCGCCCGTGCTCACGGTCTCGGCTCCGCCCTTTGCTCACGCCGGCTCCAGCGTGCGCTCCCTGATGCTGACCTCCATCGCCGCTCTGGCTCCTGCCGCGATAATGGCGGCAGTGGCTTATGGACTGCCGGCCGTGCGCGTCATGGCCTTGTGCGGGGCCACGGCCATAATAACCGAAACCTTGTGCGAGCGGCTCATGGGCCGTCAGAGCAGCGCGGACGACTACCACTGCCTGTACGTGGGTCTCGTGCTGGCCTTCCTCCTGCCAGCCGCCGCGCCATGGTGGCTGGCCGTCATGGGCGCGGCGTCGAGCATAGTGCTCGGCAAGATGATCTTCGGCGGCCTGGGAGGCAGCCCCCTGAGTCCGGCCCTTGTGGGTTGGGCAGTGTGCCGCTTGTCTTGGCCCGAGGCCATGGACGCCGAGTTCTCTATGCTGGCCTCGGAGTTGATTTCGCCCCTGCACCATCTCAAGTTCTTCGGCCCCGAGGCCGTGGACGGGATCACGTCCGTGCAGCTCCTGCTGGGGCGGCAGCTCGGCGGCCTGGGCGCAAGCCAGCTCTGGGCCGTATCGGCGGGCGGTCTGTTGCTTCTGGCCCTTGGCCGGGTGCGTTGGGAAATTCCGCTGGCTTTTCTAACCGGTCTGGTCGCCACCACGGGAATCTATTGGCTGAGCGATCCGGCGTCCCATGCCTCGCCGCTCTTCCACCTGCTGGCGGGCAGCGCCATTTTCGTGGCCTTCTTCGCCGCCACGGACGAACCCTCCAGTCCATCGCGCGTGCTGCCCATGCTCCTGTTCGGCCTGTTGGCCGGCGCGCTGACGGCCGTCATCCGCATCTACGGCATCTATCCCGACGGCGCGCCCTTCGCCGTGTTGCTGGCCAATCTGTTCACACCGATGCTGGCCCGCATCCGGCCCAAACCTTTCGGAGCGAGGTAG
- a CDS encoding electron transporter RnfC: protein MNRMFSPSTDPGPAAMALPAPVRACVPLAGHAPRVSCGQAVTKGQLVAEALEPGLGDAHAPVAGKVDLVDKWNVCVVAQGEARAEPVDLAALEGGTLRAVLRSLGVDIAPLAVINTLVINGLNSEPGVTSAELLLRDFAPTLQAGLDLARRVMGASVCVLALRQGVAASLAGCDTRSVPAVYPQTLDPLVIKAVTGKENPEGVAALSVHELFCLGQVAETGLPCDRTVLTVGERNFLVVVGTPVSEVLAAAGLDARDGDRVVLDGLFRGFTARSLGQGVDKGVYGLSVVPAGAHAPVTDAPCMECGKCVRICPSRVDPGLLSGCAEFGLLKQAVDNYIDACMECGLCAYVCPTHRPVLQYIRLAKQQLREVAESV from the coding sequence ATGAACAGGATGTTTTCTCCATCAACGGATCCGGGTCCAGCCGCAATGGCCTTGCCGGCGCCGGTCCGCGCTTGCGTGCCCCTGGCCGGCCATGCTCCTAGAGTGTCTTGCGGCCAGGCCGTGACCAAGGGTCAGCTTGTGGCCGAGGCGCTGGAACCAGGCCTGGGCGACGCGCACGCGCCCGTGGCCGGCAAGGTCGATCTGGTGGACAAGTGGAACGTGTGCGTAGTTGCGCAGGGCGAGGCCAGGGCTGAGCCGGTCGACCTCGCGGCGCTGGAGGGCGGCACGTTGCGCGCGGTCCTGCGGAGCCTGGGCGTGGATATCGCACCTCTGGCGGTAATAAACACGCTGGTGATCAACGGGCTCAACTCCGAGCCGGGCGTTACCTCGGCCGAGCTGCTTTTGCGGGACTTCGCGCCCACGCTGCAGGCAGGCCTGGACCTGGCCCGCAGGGTCATGGGCGCAAGTGTGTGCGTGCTGGCGTTGCGCCAGGGCGTGGCCGCCTCGCTGGCGGGCTGCGACACCAGATCCGTGCCCGCTGTCTACCCGCAGACCCTGGACCCCTTGGTCATCAAGGCCGTGACGGGCAAGGAGAATCCCGAGGGCGTGGCCGCACTGTCCGTGCATGAATTGTTCTGCCTGGGGCAGGTGGCCGAGACTGGTCTGCCCTGCGACAGGACCGTGCTCACGGTCGGCGAGCGCAACTTCCTGGTCGTCGTGGGCACGCCCGTGTCCGAAGTGCTCGCAGCCGCCGGCCTGGATGCTCGGGACGGCGACCGGGTGGTATTGGACGGCCTCTTTCGCGGCTTCACGGCCCGCTCCCTGGGGCAAGGCGTGGACAAGGGCGTGTATGGCTTGTCGGTAGTGCCGGCCGGGGCGCATGCTCCCGTAACCGATGCGCCGTGCATGGAATGCGGCAAGTGCGTGCGTATCTGTCCATCCAGGGTGGACCCGGGCTTGCTCTCGGGCTGCGCCGAGTTCGGGCTGCTCAAGCAGGCCGTGGACAATTACATCGACGCCTGCATGGAGTGCGGCCTGTGCGCCTACGTGTGCCCCACGCACCGGCCCGTGCTGCAGTATATCCGCCTGGCCAAGCAGCAGTTGCGCGAGGTGGCCGAATCAGTCTGA
- a CDS encoding cytochrome c3 family protein produces MRLPRKYFPIIATCAVLLVVAVAGYLTPAESQKLPVRILFDNTGGKVVFTHLRHHRDYAIACEACHHENAPQGAEPLPCGSCHPLAFDEQYVKQHVASFPDKTYCIQCHHLEYAKLNFGHDEHVEYAGGDCQACHHGPDIEPEPQSCRSCHPEEKPESGDSMPDQMEAGHTRCASCHQDMFDHGLTSCKSCHVEADMTKWHGDFTGCAQCHDEHPEKELVLTRTNAFHDQCMSCHEERRQGPYKDDDCNKCHIR; encoded by the coding sequence ATGCGACTGCCCAGGAAGTATTTCCCCATCATCGCCACATGCGCGGTGCTGCTGGTCGTGGCCGTGGCCGGGTATCTGACCCCGGCTGAATCCCAGAAACTTCCGGTACGCATCCTTTTCGACAATACGGGCGGAAAGGTGGTCTTCACCCACCTGCGTCACCATCGTGACTACGCCATCGCCTGCGAAGCCTGCCACCACGAGAACGCACCCCAGGGCGCCGAGCCACTGCCGTGCGGCTCCTGCCATCCGCTGGCCTTTGACGAGCAGTATGTGAAGCAGCACGTGGCTTCCTTCCCGGACAAAACGTACTGCATCCAGTGCCACCACCTGGAATACGCCAAGCTGAATTTCGGCCATGACGAGCATGTGGAGTACGCCGGCGGAGACTGCCAGGCCTGTCACCACGGCCCTGACATCGAGCCCGAGCCCCAGTCCTGCCGCAGCTGCCACCCCGAGGAAAAACCTGAGAGCGGTGACTCCATGCCCGATCAGATGGAAGCAGGTCACACCCGTTGCGCCAGCTGCCATCAGGATATGTTCGACCACGGCCTGACAAGCTGCAAATCCTGTCATGTGGAGGCGGACATGACCAAGTGGCACGGAGACTTCACCGGCTGCGCCCAATGTCATGACGAGCACCCCGAGAAGGAACTGGTGCTCACGCGCACCAATGCCTTCCACGACCAGTGCATGAGTTGTCACGAGGAGCGTCGGCAGGGGCCCTACAAAGACGATGACTGCAACAAGTGCCATATCCGGTGA
- a CDS encoding SLC13 family permease produces the protein MKESSQGRRIGFILGPILFIAMLLLPVPEGMKPEAWKVAAITVLMAVWWITEAIPIPATSLLPIVLFPALGIMKSAQATIPYADHLIFLFMGGFFIAVTMERWNLHRRIAIHTIRLVGTSPSRMTLGFMLATGFLSMWISNTATAMMMVPIGLAVVMQATGLNSDQMRERVGGSTGEINFGKGLMLGIAYAASIGGVATIIGTPPNVIMVGMIAKLYGQTISFAEWMMYGVPLSAIMLAITWFLLTKVLFKTGNLELGGGAAIIEKELRDLGPMKKEEKYIVYVGLVVSLMWIFQALIVKYLGFKMIADATIGILGALAMFAIPSDFKKGEFLLNWKTAVKIPWDVILLFGGGLAIANGFAKTDLAVWIAQQLTLLDGLSMLSFVAIVVTMTIFLTEVTSNTATATLLIPIMGASAVALGVHPYATIVGAVVAASYAFMLPVATPPNAVIFGTGCVTIPQMAKAGVWLNIIGIILITGFTAYIMPALWGVELNTLPEWANVTATSVP, from the coding sequence GTGAAAGAGTCTAGTCAAGGTCGAAGGATAGGTTTTATCCTTGGCCCCATCCTGTTCATTGCCATGCTGCTCCTGCCAGTGCCCGAGGGTATGAAGCCCGAGGCCTGGAAAGTGGCAGCCATCACCGTACTCATGGCCGTCTGGTGGATCACCGAGGCCATTCCCATTCCGGCCACGTCGCTGCTGCCCATCGTGCTGTTCCCTGCTTTGGGCATCATGAAGTCGGCGCAAGCCACAATTCCTTACGCCGACCATCTCATATTCCTGTTCATGGGCGGCTTCTTCATCGCCGTGACCATGGAGCGCTGGAACCTGCATCGGCGCATCGCCATTCACACCATCAGGCTGGTGGGCACGAGCCCCTCGCGCATGACGCTCGGCTTCATGCTGGCCACGGGCTTCCTGTCCATGTGGATATCCAACACCGCCACGGCCATGATGATGGTGCCCATCGGTCTGGCCGTGGTCATGCAAGCAACCGGCCTGAATAGCGATCAGATGCGTGAGCGCGTGGGAGGCTCCACGGGCGAAATCAACTTCGGCAAAGGCCTCATGCTGGGCATCGCCTACGCTGCGTCCATCGGCGGCGTGGCCACCATCATAGGCACTCCGCCCAACGTCATCATGGTCGGCATGATCGCGAAGTTGTACGGCCAGACCATCAGCTTCGCCGAGTGGATGATGTACGGCGTGCCCTTGTCCGCAATCATGCTGGCCATTACCTGGTTTCTGCTGACCAAGGTGCTGTTCAAGACCGGCAACCTGGAGCTCGGCGGAGGCGCGGCCATCATCGAGAAAGAGCTGCGCGATCTTGGGCCCATGAAGAAGGAAGAGAAGTACATCGTTTACGTGGGCCTCGTGGTCTCCTTGATGTGGATATTCCAGGCGCTCATCGTCAAGTACCTGGGCTTCAAGATGATCGCCGACGCGACCATCGGCATTCTTGGCGCCCTGGCCATGTTCGCCATCCCCTCCGACTTCAAGAAGGGCGAGTTTCTGCTCAACTGGAAGACCGCGGTCAAGATCCCCTGGGACGTCATCCTGCTCTTCGGCGGCGGTCTGGCCATCGCCAACGGCTTCGCCAAGACCGACCTGGCGGTTTGGATAGCCCAGCAGCTCACGCTGCTCGACGGCCTGAGCATGCTCTCCTTCGTCGCCATCGTGGTGACCATGACCATCTTCCTGACCGAGGTCACCTCGAACACCGCGACCGCCACGCTGCTCATTCCCATCATGGGCGCGTCCGCCGTGGCCCTGGGCGTGCATCCGTACGCCACCATCGTCGGCGCGGTCGTGGCGGCCTCCTACGCCTTCATGCTGCCCGTGGCCACGCCGCCCAACGCGGTCATCTTCGGCACGGGCTGTGTGACCATCCCGCAGATGGCCAAGGCCGGCGTGTGGCTGAACATCATAGGCATCATCCTTATCACGGGCTTTACCGCCTACATCATGCCCGCGCTGTGGGGCGTGGAGTTGAATACGCTGCCTGAATGGGCAAACGTCACGGCGACATCGGTGCCGTAA
- a CDS encoding malic enzyme-like NAD(P)-binding protein, whose amino-acid sequence MALYTKQEALEYHSKGHKGKVEVVPIKPCKTQKHLSMAYSPGVAEACRAIHQDQSLVYEYTGRGNLVAVVSNGTAVLGLGNIGPHAGKPVMEGKGVLFKVFADVDVYDINLDCNDPDKLIEIVKSLEPTFGGINLEDIKAPECFYIEEKLKAMMDIPVFHDDQHGTAIISGAGLINALEISGKRVEDMKLVVSGAGASAIACTKFYLSLGIQKENVYMYDSKGLLHEGRKDLNETKKFFAQKKDVGSLGEGLKGADMFLGLSAAGTVSKDMVKGMGKNPIIYACANPDPEIPYPDAKEARPDAIMGTGRSDFPNQINNVLGFPFIFRGALDVQAKAINEEMKIAAAKALAALAKEPAPDYVCQAYGVKELKFGVDYVIPKPLDLRLIEWESTAVAQAAMDTGVARKPIADMEAYKKSLRERLGESRKRVEAFVDMYNLDV is encoded by the coding sequence ATGGCTCTTTACACGAAGCAGGAAGCGCTGGAGTACCATTCCAAGGGCCACAAGGGCAAAGTCGAGGTCGTGCCCATCAAGCCCTGCAAGACCCAGAAGCACCTGTCCATGGCCTACAGCCCCGGCGTGGCCGAGGCCTGCCGCGCCATCCACCAGGATCAGTCCTTGGTCTACGAGTACACCGGTCGCGGTAACCTGGTGGCCGTTGTCTCCAACGGCACGGCGGTGCTGGGCCTGGGCAACATCGGCCCCCATGCCGGCAAGCCGGTCATGGAAGGCAAGGGCGTTTTGTTCAAGGTCTTCGCCGACGTGGATGTCTACGATATCAACCTGGACTGCAACGATCCGGACAAGCTCATCGAGATCGTCAAGTCCCTGGAGCCCACCTTCGGCGGCATCAACCTGGAAGACATCAAGGCTCCCGAGTGCTTCTACATAGAAGAGAAGCTCAAGGCCATGATGGACATCCCGGTATTCCATGACGACCAGCACGGCACGGCCATCATCTCCGGCGCGGGCCTCATCAACGCCCTGGAGATCAGCGGCAAGCGCGTCGAGGACATGAAGCTCGTGGTCTCGGGCGCGGGCGCCAGCGCCATCGCCTGCACCAAGTTCTACCTGAGCCTCGGCATCCAGAAAGAGAACGTCTACATGTACGACTCCAAGGGTCTGCTGCATGAGGGACGCAAGGACCTGAACGAGACCAAGAAGTTCTTCGCCCAGAAGAAGGACGTCGGCTCCCTGGGCGAAGGTCTCAAGGGCGCGGACATGTTCCTGGGCCTGTCCGCGGCCGGCACGGTCAGCAAGGATATGGTCAAGGGCATGGGCAAGAATCCCATCATCTACGCCTGCGCCAACCCCGATCCCGAGATCCCTTACCCGGACGCCAAGGAAGCCCGGCCCGACGCCATCATGGGCACCGGCCGCTCGGACTTCCCCAACCAGATCAACAACGTGCTCGGCTTCCCCTTCATCTTCCGTGGCGCGCTTGACGTGCAGGCCAAGGCCATAAACGAGGAGATGAAGATCGCCGCGGCCAAGGCCCTGGCCGCCCTGGCCAAGGAGCCCGCGCCCGACTACGTTTGCCAGGCCTACGGGGTCAAGGAACTCAAGTTCGGCGTGGACTACGTGATCCCCAAGCCGCTGGACCTGCGGCTCATCGAGTGGGAATCCACGGCCGTGGCCCAGGCGGCCATGGACACCGGCGTGGCCCGCAAGCCCATCGCGGACATGGAAGCCTACAAGAAGTCCCTGCGCGAGCGTCTCGGCGAGTCGCGCAAGCGCGTCGAGGCCTTCGTGGATATGTACAACCTGGACGTCTAG
- a CDS encoding Fe-S-containing hydro-lyase, with product MAEYSLKTPLTDADIQKLKVGDVVKLTGTIYTARDAAHKRLVETLDKGDELPFRLEGSLIYYVGPSPAPPGRPIGAAGPTTSYRMDSYAPRLHGLGLKGTIGKGKRSEEVKQALREHKAAYFGATGGAGALLSKCITAAKVIAYEELGPEAIRELSVKDFPLLVINDCQGGELYAKPDLKAAGLE from the coding sequence ATGGCGGAATATTCGCTCAAGACGCCTCTGACCGACGCTGACATCCAGAAGCTCAAGGTCGGAGACGTGGTCAAGCTCACGGGCACCATCTACACGGCCCGCGACGCGGCCCACAAACGGCTGGTGGAGACCCTGGACAAGGGCGACGAACTGCCCTTCCGGCTGGAGGGTTCACTCATCTACTACGTGGGTCCCAGTCCCGCGCCTCCGGGGCGGCCCATCGGCGCGGCCGGGCCGACCACGAGCTACCGCATGGACAGCTATGCGCCGCGCCTGCACGGCCTGGGCCTCAAGGGCACCATCGGCAAAGGCAAGCGCAGCGAGGAGGTCAAGCAGGCCCTGCGCGAGCACAAGGCCGCCTACTTCGGGGCCACGGGCGGCGCGGGCGCGCTGCTCTCCAAGTGCATCACGGCGGCCAAGGTCATCGCTTACGAGGAACTCGGCCCCGAGGCCATCCGCGAGTTGAGTGTCAAGGATTTCCCGCTGCTGGTCATCAATGACTGCCAGGGCGGGGAACTGTACGCCAAGCCGGACCTCAAGGCCGCCGGGCTGGAGTAG
- a CDS encoding fumarate hydratase — translation MREIPAQQIIDTVADMCIKANRYLPADVKRAFDACAAAEDLPAAKEVFRQLKENYELAEETGLPLCQDTGLAVFFVDVGDDVRVTGMNLREAINEGVRKGYKDGFLRKSSCDPMTRKNVGDNTPAIVHFDMVPGDKLKISFMAKGGGSENMSRVTMLAPAQGWEGIKKFVIQRLAEAGPNPCPPTILGIGVGGTFDYAPILAKKALMRSLDALHPDPKIAAMEQELLAAVNKLGIGPMGLGGKTTCLGVKIEMRPCHLASLPLAVNVQCHSSRHQEVEI, via the coding sequence ATGCGCGAGATTCCCGCACAACAGATCATCGATACCGTGGCCGACATGTGCATCAAGGCCAACCGCTATCTGCCCGCCGACGTCAAGCGCGCCTTCGACGCCTGCGCCGCGGCCGAGGATTTGCCGGCGGCCAAGGAGGTCTTTCGTCAGCTCAAGGAGAACTACGAGCTGGCCGAGGAGACCGGCCTGCCGCTGTGCCAGGACACTGGCTTGGCCGTGTTCTTCGTGGACGTGGGCGACGACGTGCGCGTCACGGGCATGAACCTGCGCGAGGCCATCAACGAAGGCGTGCGCAAGGGCTACAAGGACGGCTTCCTGCGCAAGTCTTCCTGCGATCCCATGACGCGCAAGAACGTGGGCGACAACACGCCGGCCATCGTGCACTTCGACATGGTGCCCGGCGACAAGCTCAAGATCAGCTTCATGGCCAAGGGCGGCGGCTCGGAGAACATGAGCCGCGTGACCATGCTCGCCCCGGCCCAGGGCTGGGAAGGCATCAAGAAGTTCGTGATCCAGCGCCTGGCCGAGGCCGGTCCCAACCCCTGCCCGCCTACCATCCTCGGCATCGGCGTGGGCGGCACCTTCGACTATGCGCCCATTCTGGCCAAGAAGGCTCTCATGCGGTCCCTGGACGCGCTCCATCCCGATCCCAAGATCGCGGCCATGGAGCAGGAGCTGCTTGCGGCCGTGAACAAGCTGGGCATCGGCCCCATGGGCCTCGGCGGCAAGACCACCTGCCTGGGCGTGAAGATCGAGATGCGCCCCTGCCACCTGGCCAGCCTGCCCTTGGCGGTCAACGTCCAGTGCCACTCTTCCCGACACCAGGAGGTGGAGATCTGA
- a CDS encoding fumarate reductase iron-sulfur subunit, with translation MARNLQFEIFRYNPQDPASVPHMQKYVLDETENMTLFIALNRLREEQDPSLQFDFCCRAAICGACAMVINGRPNLACKTKTKELPDEITLLPLPVFKLVGDLSVDTGVWFRQMYDKVESWVHTSKAFDPAALEERMDNAVAEQVYELERCIECGCCVSACGTARLRPDFLGAASLNRIARFVVDPRDQRSDKDYYQIIGNDEGIFGCMGLLACEDVCPKGLPLQNQLGFLRRRMGITALKRLFK, from the coding sequence ATGGCCAGAAACCTTCAGTTCGAGATATTCCGTTACAACCCGCAAGATCCCGCGTCCGTTCCGCACATGCAAAAGTACGTGCTGGACGAGACCGAGAACATGACCCTGTTCATCGCCCTCAACCGCCTGCGCGAAGAGCAGGACCCGTCGCTGCAGTTCGACTTCTGCTGCCGCGCGGCCATCTGCGGGGCGTGCGCCATGGTCATCAACGGCAGGCCCAACCTGGCCTGCAAGACCAAGACGAAGGAACTGCCGGACGAGATCACGCTTCTGCCCCTGCCAGTGTTCAAGCTGGTTGGTGATCTGTCCGTGGATACGGGCGTCTGGTTCCGCCAGATGTACGACAAGGTCGAATCCTGGGTGCACACCAGCAAGGCCTTCGACCCGGCGGCGCTCGAGGAGCGCATGGACAATGCCGTGGCCGAGCAGGTCTACGAACTCGAGCGCTGCATCGAGTGCGGCTGCTGCGTGTCGGCCTGCGGCACGGCGCGCCTGCGTCCCGATTTCCTGGGCGCCGCCAGCCTGAACCGCATCGCCCGCTTCGTGGTGGACCCGCGCGACCAGCGCTCGGACAAGGACTACTACCAGATCATCGGCAACGACGAGGGCATCTTCGGCTGCATGGGCCTGCTGGCCTGCGAGGACGTATGTCCCAAGGGACTGCCGCTGCAGAACCAGCTCGGTTTCCTGCGTCGCAGGATGGGCATTACGGCGCTCAAGCGGCTGTTCAAGTAA
- a CDS encoding fumarate reductase flavoprotein subunit, with protein sequence MQTYFSDLLVIGAGLSGERIAVEAAGAGFGVNVLSIVPARRSHSSAAQGGMQAALGNCAMGKGDCPDVHFADTVKGSDWGADQEVARMFVDNAPIEMRQLAFWGVPWNRVVPGKSTFFKGGEKFEKIEEEDKEGLITARAFGGTAKWRTCYTSDGTGHAVMCTLDNRCAQLGINVFDKKEAIALIHDGANCLGAVVRCLKTGVLEAYVARATAICTGGFGRIYKATTNAVICDGGGHAIAMDTGLVPLGNPEAIQFHPTGIVPTDILVTEGCRGDGGTLLDVNKERFMQIYEPEKAELASRDVVSRRMTEHMRAGKGVKSAYGEHLWLDIRHLGDKHISTKLREVDEICQNFLGVDPRVDLIPVRPTQHYTMSGIRTNKDGAAYGLKGLFSAGEAACWDMHGFNRLGGNSLAETVVAGGIIGKKIAEFLQGHEVNFPTKTIRDALLKQQSRIDALIAGKNGRENVYRVREAMQDALMDGCFVFRNGKDLEKCVNVLQEVMERAKAVGLQSSGIGANPELSAALKIQGQVKLALCIAKAALERKESRGSHTREDYPERNDRDWLKRTLAYWPEGARLPRLEYEDPTPYYELPPGERGYGGGKIITADAEKIAKLTIKPGAKPAEAAKAKTAN encoded by the coding sequence ATGCAGACCTATTTTTCCGATCTGCTGGTCATCGGCGCGGGACTGTCCGGCGAACGCATAGCCGTGGAGGCAGCTGGCGCGGGCTTCGGCGTCAACGTGCTGTCCATCGTGCCGGCCCGGCGCTCGCACTCATCGGCTGCCCAGGGCGGCATGCAGGCGGCGCTCGGCAACTGCGCCATGGGCAAGGGCGACTGTCCCGACGTGCACTTCGCCGATACGGTCAAGGGCTCCGACTGGGGCGCGGACCAGGAAGTGGCGCGCATGTTCGTGGATAACGCGCCCATAGAGATGCGCCAGCTGGCCTTCTGGGGCGTGCCCTGGAACCGCGTGGTGCCCGGCAAGTCGACCTTCTTCAAGGGCGGCGAGAAGTTCGAGAAGATCGAGGAGGAGGACAAGGAGGGCCTCATCACGGCCCGCGCCTTCGGCGGCACGGCCAAGTGGCGCACCTGCTACACCTCCGACGGCACGGGCCACGCGGTCATGTGCACCCTCGACAACCGCTGCGCCCAGCTCGGAATCAATGTTTTCGATAAGAAGGAAGCCATAGCGCTCATCCACGACGGCGCGAACTGTCTGGGCGCGGTGGTGCGCTGCCTCAAGACCGGCGTGCTGGAGGCTTACGTGGCGCGGGCCACGGCCATCTGCACCGGTGGCTTCGGCCGCATCTACAAGGCCACCACCAACGCGGTCATCTGCGACGGCGGCGGCCATGCCATCGCCATGGACACGGGCCTGGTGCCGCTCGGCAACCCCGAGGCCATCCAGTTCCATCCGACCGGCATCGTGCCCACCGACATCCTGGTCACCGAAGGCTGCCGCGGCGACGGCGGCACGCTCCTTGATGTGAACAAGGAGCGTTTCATGCAGATTTACGAGCCCGAGAAGGCCGAGCTGGCTTCGCGCGACGTGGTCAGCCGGCGCATGACCGAGCACATGCGCGCCGGCAAGGGCGTCAAGAGCGCCTACGGCGAGCACCTGTGGCTCGATATCCGCCACCTCGGCGACAAGCACATATCCACCAAGCTGCGCGAGGTGGACGAGATCTGCCAGAACTTCCTGGGTGTCGACCCGCGCGTGGACCTCATCCCGGTGCGGCCCACGCAGCACTACACCATGTCCGGCATCCGCACGAACAAGGATGGCGCGGCCTACGGGCTCAAGGGCCTGTTCTCGGCCGGCGAGGCCGCCTGCTGGGACATGCACGGCTTCAACCGCCTGGGCGGCAACTCCCTGGCCGAGACGGTCGTGGCCGGCGGCATCATCGGCAAGAAGATCGCCGAGTTCCTGCAGGGCCATGAGGTCAACTTCCCCACCAAGACCATCCGCGATGCCCTGCTCAAGCAACAGTCGCGCATCGACGCCCTCATCGCGGGCAAGAACGGCCGCGAGAACGTCTACAGGGTCCGCGAGGCCATGCAGGACGCGCTCATGGACGGCTGCTTCGTGTTCCGCAACGGCAAGGATCTGGAGAAGTGCGTGAACGTGCTGCAGGAAGTCATGGAGCGGGCCAAGGCTGTCGGCCTCCAGTCCAGCGGCATCGGCGCCAATCCTGAGCTGTCCGCCGCGCTCAAGATCCAGGGCCAGGTCAAGCTCGCCCTGTGCATCGCCAAGGCAGCCCTGGAGCGCAAGGAAAGCCGCGGCTCGCATACCCGCGAAGACTACCCCGAGCGCAACGACCGCGATTGGCTCAAGCGCACCCTGGCCTACTGGCCCGAGGGCGCTCGCCTGCCGCGTCTGGAGTACGAGGATCCGACCCCGTATTACGAGCTGCCCCCGGGCGAGCGCGGCTACGGCGGAGGCAAGATCATCACCGCCGACGCGGAGAAGATCGCCAAGTTGACCATCAAGCCGGGCGCGAAGCCGGCTGAAGCCGCCAAGGCCAAGACCGCCAACTAA